A genomic region of Cannabis sativa cultivar Pink pepper isolate KNU-18-1 chromosome 1, ASM2916894v1, whole genome shotgun sequence contains the following coding sequences:
- the LOC115706346 gene encoding CDPK-related kinase 3 — protein sequence MGQCYGKTNPTAENDPNGEHPSTTTITTTVVSSPNRAQTPARSSGGGWNGLFKSSTPARSSNPSPWPSPYPHGISASPLPPGVSPSPARSSTPGRFFKMRFAPPSPAKHIKASLAKRLGRGKPKPGTIPEDEGVEPEQSLNKTFGYSKNLGAKYELGVEVGRGHFGHTCSARGKKGELKDQPVAVKIISKAKMTTAIAIEDVRREVKILKALSGHKNLVKFYDAYEDSNNVYIVMELCEGGELLDRILSRGGKYAEEDAKVIVVQILSAVAFCHLQGVVHRDLKPENFLFATKREDADMKLIDFGLSDFIRPEERLNDIVGSAYYVAPEVLHRSYSLEADIWSIGVITYILLCGSRPFWARTESGIFRAVLRADPSFDDLPWPSVSQEAKDFVKRLLNKDYRKRMSAVQALSHLWLRSDTRPVPLDILIYKLVKSYLHASPFKRAALKALSKALTEDELVYLRAQYRLLDSDEGHISLRNFEMALLQNSTDATRESRVPDILNAMEPLSYRQMDFEEFCAAAISTHQLEAIDRWEQIASTAYEHFQLEGNRVISVEELARELSLGPSAYGILREWINSDGKLSLLGYTKYLHGVRSSNTRHH from the exons ATGGGACAGTGCTACGGTAAGACTAATCCAACGGCTGAGAATGACCCCAATGGCGAACACCCATCAACCACGACCATCACTACTACAGTGGTCTCTTCCCCGAATCGGGCCCAGACGCCGGCGCGTTCCAGTGGCGGTGGATGGAACGGGCTCTTCAAGAGCAGTACTCCAGCTCGGTCTTCCAACCCGAGTCCCTGGCCTAGTCCATACCCGCATGGGATTTCGGCTAGTCCTTTGCCGCCGGGGGTTTCGCCGTCGCCGGCGAGGTCTTCGACGCCGGGAAGGTTCTTTAAGATGAGGTTTGCGCCACCGTCTCCGGCTAAGCATATTAAGGCATCGTTGGCTAAAAGATTGGGTCGTGGAAAACCCAAACCGGGGACAATTCCTGAGGACGAAGGAGTTGAGCCGGAACAGTCTCTGAACAAGACTTTTGGGTATAGCAAGAATCTTGGGGCTAAGTATGAGCTCGGAGTGGAAGTGGGtagagggcattttggtcatacATGCTCGGCCAGGGGCAAGAAAGGCGAGCTCAAAGATCAGCCTGTGGCAgtcaaaataatttccaaagcaAAG ATGACAACAGCAATAGCCATTGAAGATGTTCGTAGAGAGGTGAAGATATTGAAAGCTTTATCTGGGCATAAGAATCTTGTAAAATTCTATGATGCGTATGAAGACAGCAACAACGTGTATATAGTGATGGA ATTGTGTGAAGGTGGAGAACTTCTTGACAGAATTTTGTCAAG AGGTGGAAAGTATGCAGAGGAAGATGCAAAAGTTATTGTTGTTCAAATTTTAAGTGCAGTTGCATTTTGTCATCTTCAAGGCGTGGTACACCGAGACTTGAAGCCAGAG AATTTTCTTTTTGCTACTAAACGTGAAGATGCTGATATGAAGCTTATTGATTTTGGCCTTTCCGACTTTATCAGACCAG AAGAGAGACTTAATGATATTGTTGGAAGTGCATACTATGTTGCTCCTGAAGTCCTTCATAGATCATATAGTCTTGAAGCAGACATATGGAGTATCGGTGTTATCACTTACATCCTTCTGTGTGGAAGCCGTCCATTCTGGGCTCGGACCGAGTCAGGAATTTTTCGTGCAGTACTAAGAGCAGATCCTAGTTTTGACGATTTACCCTGGCCTTCTGTGTCCCAAGAGGCCAAAGACTTCGTAAAGAGACTTTTGAACAAGGATTACAGAAAAAGGATGTCAGCCGTCCAAGCTCTAT CTCATCTGTGGTTAAGGAGTGATACCCGCCCTGTCCCTTTGGATATATTGATCTACAAATTAGTTAAATCATATCTTCATGCGTCACCCTTCAAACGTGCAGCACTTAAG GCTCTTTCCAAAGCTTTGACAGAGGATGAACTAGTATATCTTAGAGCACAATATAGGCTATTGGATTCTGACGAAGGACATATCTCTCTTCGAAATTTCGAAATG GCTCTTTTGCAAAACTCAACTGATGCCACAAGAGAGTCCAGGGTCCCTGATATACTGAATGCG ATGGAGCCACTTTCCTATAGACAGATGGACTTTGAAGAGTTTTGTGCAGCAGCAATTAGCACGCATCAATTGGAAGCCATCGATAGGTGGGAGCAGATAGCTTCGACGGCATATGAGCATTTTCAACTAGAGGGAAACCGGGTTATATCAGTTGAAGAATTGGCGAGG GAATTGAGTCTTGGCCCTTCAGCTTATGGAATCCTCAGAGAATGGATCAACTCAGATGGAAAGCTTAGTTTGCTTGGGTACACTAAATACTTGCATGGTGTTCGCAGCTCGAACACAAGACATCATTAG
- the LOC115704804 gene encoding auxin-responsive protein SAUR32-like, whose translation MGSGEKSLKLFQLIHHNNGHHHGTKNKGVIRDVPKGCLAIIVGSQNEEQQRFVVPVMYFNHPLFMQLLKEAEEEYGFDQKGTITIPCHVEEFRYVQGLIDREKSYHHHHNHHHLHHVTACFRV comes from the coding sequence atgggTAGTGGAGAAAAAAGCCTAAAGTTATTTCAGCTTATTCATCACAATAACGGTCACCACCATGGGACCAAAAATAAGGGTGTAATCAGAGACGTTCCAAAAGGGTGCTTGGCAATCATAGTGGGATCACAAAATGAAGAACAACAGAGATTTGTGGTGCCTGTGATGTACTTTAATCACCCTTTGTTCATGCAATTGTTGAAGGAGGCTGAAGAAGAATATGGATTTGATCAAAAGGGAACTATCACCATTCCTTGCCACGTGGAGGAGTTTAGGTACGTTCAAGGCTTGATTGATAGGGAAAAATCCTATCACCACCATCACAACCACCACCATCTTCATCATGTTACTGCTTGCTTTAGGGTTTGA